A genomic window from Pecten maximus chromosome 4, xPecMax1.1, whole genome shotgun sequence includes:
- the LOC117325125 gene encoding uncharacterized protein LOC117325125, translated as MDCRNHVCEQTAGTCAGCTPGKYGFTCEETCPACCPGKRCLQADGMCEDLPITGSKEDCLVVKVVFPVLLAFVTALCLLIVIRIKQKYSPISRLAKRKEPFSADNTTMEMDQHNVYSNAGVVMD; from the exons ATGGATTGCAGGAATCACGTGTGTGAACAAACGGCGGGGACATGTGCAG GCTGCACACCTGGTAAATATGGATTCACCTGTGAGGAAACATGCCCCGCCTGTTGTCCAGGGAAACGCTGTCTTCAGGCTGACGGAATGTGTGAAG ACTTGCCGATTACAGGATCCAAAGAGGACTGTTTGGTGGTAAAGGTGGTTTTCCCTGTACTGTTGGCCTTCGTTACAGCGCTCTGCCTTCTCATTGTGATAAG aataaaacaaaagtacTCACCAATTTCCAGGCTAGCAAAGCGAAAAG AACCCTTCTCTGCTGACAATACCACAATGGAAATGGACCAGCACAATGTCTACAGCAATGCTGGGGTCGTTATGGACTAA